A single genomic interval of Methylophilales bacterium MBRSF5 harbors:
- a CDS encoding 7-cyano-7-deazaguanine synthase, protein MSKKAIVLLSGGLDSLTTLAIAQNDGFDCYGLHIIYGQRHSSETMAARNIAKIYNLAEYREINVDMSWLKSSALTNHDITIPEERSEGIPVTYVPARNTIMMSFAAAWAESLAISHLFLGVNAVDYSGYPDCRPEFIDAFKKMVNLGTKAAIEGTPFNIHTPLIGLTKDEIIAKGSNLGVDYSMSISCYQADQNGNACGKCDSCYLRRQGFEKAGIKDPTPYQNVIN, encoded by the coding sequence GTGTCTAAAAAAGCCATTGTATTATTATCAGGCGGGTTGGATTCCTTAACAACACTTGCCATTGCTCAAAATGATGGATTTGATTGCTATGGATTACATATAATTTATGGTCAACGTCATTCCTCTGAAACAATGGCCGCAAGAAATATTGCAAAAATATATAATCTTGCTGAATATCGTGAAATTAATGTGGATATGAGTTGGCTCAAATCCTCGGCTTTAACTAATCACGATATAACTATTCCGGAAGAAAGGTCTGAGGGCATTCCAGTGACATATGTTCCAGCGAGAAATACCATTATGATGTCATTTGCCGCAGCTTGGGCTGAATCCTTGGCAATAAGTCATTTATTTCTGGGGGTCAATGCAGTTGATTACTCAGGCTACCCTGATTGTCGGCCAGAATTCATAGACGCTTTCAAAAAAATGGTCAATCTTGGTACTAAGGCAGCCATAGAAGGCACCCCATTCAATATCCATACCCCTCTCATTGGGTTAACAAAAGATGAAATTATTGCAAAAGGCAGTAATTTAGGCGTTGATTATTCAATGAGTATTTCATGTTATCAGGCCGATCAAAATGGCAATGCATGTGGTAAATGTGATTCTTGTTACCTCAGACGCCAAGGATTTGAAAAAGCAGGCATTAAAGATCCAACACCCTATCAAAATGTCATTAATTAA
- a CDS encoding protein tolQ, with protein MSLGGDLSFLSLVMGASIPVQLVMLILIAASVFSWKYIFIKIKTIKNAEVHATEFEKYFWAGAQLKQLYESASHSSNNVGGLKSIFFAGYKEFIASTKDQKLDKQSKESIRRAMQVAYNRELDSLERHLPFLASVGSVSPYIGLFGTVWGIMNSFIGLSNVAQSTLAQVAPGIAEALIATAIGLFAAIPAVIAYNRFAAKVDRLAIRYESFMEEFINNVDRRA; from the coding sequence ATGAGCCTAGGTGGTGATCTTTCCTTTTTATCCTTGGTAATGGGAGCAAGCATTCCTGTTCAATTAGTGATGTTAATCTTAATTGCTGCCTCTGTTTTTTCGTGGAAATATATTTTTATAAAAATAAAAACAATCAAAAATGCAGAAGTGCACGCTACAGAATTTGAAAAATATTTTTGGGCAGGAGCTCAGCTTAAGCAGCTCTATGAGTCTGCGAGCCATTCTTCAAATAATGTTGGCGGATTAAAATCAATTTTTTTTGCTGGCTATAAGGAATTTATAGCGAGTACAAAAGATCAAAAATTAGACAAACAAAGTAAAGAAAGTATTCGGCGAGCTATGCAAGTTGCATATAATCGTGAGCTTGATTCCCTTGAAAGACATCTTCCATTTTTAGCTAGTGTTGGATCTGTAAGTCCTTATATTGGTTTGTTTGGAACAGTATGGGGCATTATGAATTCTTTTATTGGTCTTTCTAATGTCGCTCAATCTACCTTAGCTCAAGTTGCTCCAGGCATTGCTGAAGCATTGATCGCAACGGCCATTGGTTTATTTGCTGCAATCCCAGCGGTAATTGCATACAACAGATTTGCAGCCAAGGTGGATCGATTGGCTATTCGTTATGAGAGTTTTATGGAGGAATTTATTAATAACGTGGATCGCAGAGCGTAA
- a CDS encoding DNA primase, which yields MIPESFIQEILNRIDVVDVVDQRVKLKKAGANYVACCPFHQEKSPSFTVSPSKQFYHCFGCGAHGSAISFLMEYDGLTFIESVQSIANQLGLAVPNDQSNVKKDKADDFKLEEILKRANQHFKKNLRSSELAINYLKKRGLTGAVAREFQIGYASDDWQGLKKEFENYEEPKLQTAGLVQKNDSGKIYDRFRNRIIFPIINAKGNIIGFGGRVINKEDQPKYYNSPETPLFKKSYEVYGLPQAKKGIREDNNILIVEGYMDVISLYQHGIQNAVATLGTATTIYHLKKLIRYSKKITFCFDGDHAGKEAAWKALNTAVEILEDDYEFYFLFLPEGEDPDTFITKNSIQDFKKYIDQATPLTEFIVKRLTEKNDLTSQENKIKFINNFEPIYKKINSNKYKIFLIKRIADLIHFSQREIEKMMRIESTGNYTAPQQIKYSPSAKNSLTAKRKYILILVMKPELFDSDDEVFFQSNLVEDELFKQIKKLFEENDSNIRNTASLLHSLANKVDEDILSELQKQMMDYSENIDLLEEFKGIQNSFIHQLNKTQQSQQFAVLKNKKLSELSNEEKEFLKNYKK from the coding sequence ATGATCCCGGAGTCCTTTATTCAAGAAATCTTAAATCGAATTGACGTTGTCGATGTTGTTGATCAAAGAGTAAAACTAAAAAAAGCTGGCGCAAACTATGTTGCATGCTGCCCCTTTCATCAAGAAAAATCTCCCTCTTTCACAGTAAGCCCCTCCAAGCAGTTTTATCATTGCTTCGGATGTGGCGCCCATGGATCGGCCATTAGTTTTTTGATGGAGTATGACGGATTAACATTTATTGAATCTGTTCAATCTATTGCAAATCAGCTTGGGTTAGCCGTGCCAAATGATCAATCTAATGTAAAGAAAGATAAAGCAGATGATTTTAAGTTAGAAGAAATTCTAAAGAGAGCTAATCAACATTTTAAAAAAAATCTGCGCTCTTCAGAATTAGCAATTAATTATTTAAAAAAAAGAGGATTAACTGGAGCTGTTGCCCGTGAATTTCAGATTGGATATGCGAGTGATGATTGGCAAGGATTAAAAAAAGAATTTGAAAACTATGAAGAGCCAAAATTACAAACCGCCGGATTAGTTCAAAAAAACGATTCTGGGAAAATATATGATCGATTTAGAAATAGAATTATCTTTCCAATTATCAATGCTAAAGGCAATATTATTGGATTTGGTGGCAGGGTAATAAACAAGGAGGATCAACCCAAATATTACAATTCACCAGAAACCCCATTATTCAAAAAAAGTTACGAAGTATATGGCCTCCCTCAAGCTAAAAAAGGCATTCGAGAAGATAACAATATTTTAATCGTAGAAGGATACATGGATGTCATATCCTTATATCAACATGGCATTCAAAATGCAGTTGCAACTTTAGGTACTGCAACAACCATTTATCATTTAAAAAAATTAATTCGCTACTCAAAAAAAATTACTTTTTGCTTTGACGGAGACCATGCTGGTAAAGAAGCTGCTTGGAAAGCACTAAATACTGCAGTTGAAATTTTAGAAGATGATTACGAATTTTATTTCTTATTTTTGCCCGAAGGTGAAGATCCAGATACATTTATAACAAAAAACTCAATTCAAGATTTCAAAAAATACATCGATCAAGCTACCCCCTTAACTGAATTCATTGTTAAAAGATTAACTGAAAAGAATGATCTAACTAGCCAGGAAAATAAGATTAAATTTATAAACAATTTTGAACCAATTTATAAAAAAATAAATTCTAATAAATATAAAATATTTCTGATTAAAAGAATTGCAGACTTAATTCACTTTTCACAGAGAGAAATTGAAAAGATGATGAGGATTGAGTCCACTGGCAATTATACTGCTCCACAACAAATCAAATATTCGCCATCGGCTAAGAATTCATTAACAGCGAAGCGTAAATATATTCTTATATTAGTGATGAAACCAGAATTATTTGATAGTGATGATGAAGTATTTTTTCAGAGTAATTTAGTTGAGGATGAGCTGTTTAAACAAATTAAAAAGTTATTTGAAGAGAATGATTCAAATATCAGAAATACTGCTAGCTTACTTCATTCTTTAGCAAATAAAGTTGATGAAGATATATTGAGTGAATTACAAAAACAGATGATGGACTATTCTGAAAATATTGATTTGCTTGAAGAGTTTAAGGGCATTCAAAACTCTTTTATTCATCAATTAAATAAGACTCAACAATCTCAGCAATTTGCAGTACTTAAAAATAAAAAATTAAGTGAATTAAGTAATGAGGAAAAAGAATTTCTTAAAAATTATAAGAAATAA
- a CDS encoding 4-hydroxybenzoyl-CoA thioesterase produces MVGRIHHWPIRIYYEDTDSGGVVYHSNYLKFMERARTEWLRDFEIDQKALKDNLNLMFVVHEIDIKFMRPAVFNDEIEVQTKLDKLGSVKIELEQKIFRSSELLIESRVVVASVNSISMKPMRIPNEIKLLMENK; encoded by the coding sequence ATGGTAGGACGGATTCATCACTGGCCAATAAGAATATATTATGAAGACACCGATAGTGGGGGCGTGGTTTACCATTCCAATTATTTAAAATTTATGGAGCGAGCCAGAACGGAGTGGTTAAGAGATTTTGAAATTGACCAGAAAGCGTTAAAAGATAATCTAAACTTAATGTTTGTTGTTCATGAAATTGATATAAAATTTATGAGACCCGCTGTTTTTAATGATGAAATAGAGGTTCAAACAAAATTGGATAAATTGGGATCAGTGAAAATTGAGCTTGAGCAAAAGATTTTTCGCTCATCTGAGCTTTTAATTGAATCTCGAGTTGTTGTTGCATCAGTTAACTCCATTTCGATGAAGCCGATGCGAATCCCAAATGAAATAAAATTATTAATGGAGAATAAATAA
- a CDS encoding acyl-phosphate glycerol 3-phosphate acyltransferase has translation MINFICIILAYFIGSISFGILLSKIFKIQDPRSFGSKNPGATNVMRSGKKLAALLTLLGDMLKGTIVVLIAKFYLNINYDQVLLIAAAVFLGHLFPVYHQFRGGKGVATALGVLLAIDIHVAILVLIIWLVIFLVSRISSLSAITAALCLPLMAFFMNVDQSFLWLSLFLSVLLIYRHKENIKNLIEKKESNFK, from the coding sequence ATGATTAATTTTATCTGCATTATTTTAGCTTATTTTATAGGATCCATTTCGTTTGGAATTTTATTAAGCAAGATTTTTAAAATTCAAGATCCACGAAGTTTTGGCTCAAAAAATCCAGGAGCGACAAATGTCATGAGGTCGGGAAAAAAATTAGCTGCACTATTAACACTTCTGGGTGACATGCTCAAAGGGACAATTGTTGTTTTGATCGCAAAATTTTATTTAAATATTAATTATGATCAAGTGTTACTTATTGCAGCGGCAGTTTTTTTAGGACATCTGTTTCCTGTCTACCATCAATTTAGGGGTGGTAAGGGGGTAGCTACCGCTTTGGGAGTCTTATTAGCAATTGATATTCATGTTGCAATCTTAGTGCTAATCATTTGGCTAGTTATTTTTTTGGTAAGTCGCATTTCCTCTTTGTCTGCCATCACTGCAGCATTATGTTTACCTTTGATGGCTTTTTTCATGAATGTTGATCAGAGTTTTTTATGGCTTAGTCTCTTTTTAAGTGTCTTATTAATTTACCGCCATAAAGAGAACATTAAAAATCTAATTGAAAAAAAAGAATCCAATTTTAAATAG
- a CDS encoding 30S ribosomal protein S16: MVIIRLSRSGSKKKPYYNVVVQDSRKRRDGRFIERVGFYNPMAQSGAESLRLDQERIAYWKDNGAQISETMSRIIKLQAKGPAGLEAMKQKDLKKAEAKKAKKAAEKAAAAEPVAEEAAPSEEAAPAEEAAPAEEAAPAEEAPKEE; encoded by the coding sequence ATGGTTATTATTAGATTATCAAGAAGCGGTTCAAAGAAGAAACCTTATTACAACGTAGTGGTTCAAGACTCACGCAAACGAAGAGACGGTCGTTTTATTGAGCGTGTTGGCTTCTACAACCCAATGGCACAATCTGGAGCTGAAAGTTTAAGGCTTGATCAGGAAAGAATTGCTTATTGGAAAGATAATGGAGCTCAAATTTCAGAGACAATGTCTAGAATTATCAAGTTGCAAGCGAAAGGCCCGGCTGGTCTTGAAGCAATGAAACAAAAAGATTTGAAAAAAGCTGAAGCTAAAAAAGCAAAAAAAGCTGCTGAAAAAGCTGCAGCTGCAGAGCCTGTAGCTGAGGAAGCTGCTCCTTCTGAGGAAGCTGCTCCTGCTGAGGAAGCTGCTCCTGCTGAGGAAGCTGCTCCTGCTGAGGAAGCGCCTAAAGAAGAATAA
- a CDS encoding UGMP family protein (universal genome maintenance protein; Kae1/Qri7/OSGEP/YgjD family protein; in Archaea, some Kae1 are found as fusion proteins similar to two distinct proteins in yeast that are involved in the KEOPS complex; kinase associated endopeptidase 1 (Kae1) and a serine/threonine protein kinase (Bud32); in Pyrococcus Kae1 has atypical AP endonuclease activity and inhibits the kinase activity of Bud32; the protein is essential in Escherichia coli and Bacillus subtilis) has protein sequence MLILGIESSCDETGLALYDSESGLIGHVLNSQVDLHRLYGGVVPELASRDHIRFILPLLDELFKKTNKDVTDLNAIAYTKGPGLSGALLVGASVSESLAMSLDIPTIPIHHLEGHLLSPFLENNQPEFPFLALLVSGGHSQLIHVRELGDYEIIGDTLDDAAGEAFDKSAQLLGLGYPGGAALSKLATSGSSFYSLPKPLISSDDLNFSFSGLKTAVLNLVKKEQPLDDIKKANIAYAFQESITDVLTTKCLKALKEKNLSCLVVSGGVGANRQLRDKLKSLAEEHSFQLFFPSLEFCTDNGAMIAIAGFFRHQLSHNKNYEFSVKPKWRLTEI, from the coding sequence ATGTTAATCTTAGGTATTGAATCCTCTTGTGATGAAACGGGTTTGGCCCTTTATGACTCAGAATCAGGTCTAATCGGACATGTTTTAAATTCTCAAGTTGATTTGCATCGTTTATACGGTGGAGTAGTCCCAGAACTGGCATCTCGCGATCACATTCGATTCATACTCCCTTTGTTAGATGAATTATTCAAAAAAACTAACAAAGACGTTACCGATCTTAATGCCATTGCTTATACCAAAGGTCCCGGGCTTTCAGGAGCTCTTTTAGTAGGAGCCAGCGTCTCAGAAAGTTTGGCTATGAGTTTAGACATTCCAACAATCCCTATTCATCACCTTGAAGGACACCTTTTATCTCCCTTTTTAGAAAATAATCAACCTGAATTTCCTTTTTTAGCATTGCTTGTCTCTGGAGGGCATTCACAACTCATTCACGTGAGAGAACTCGGTGATTATGAAATTATTGGAGATACGCTTGATGATGCAGCTGGGGAAGCCTTTGATAAAAGTGCTCAACTCCTTGGTCTTGGATACCCGGGTGGCGCAGCATTATCAAAACTAGCCACTTCCGGTTCTTCGTTTTATTCACTGCCAAAGCCATTGATTAGCAGTGATGATCTCAATTTTAGTTTTAGTGGATTAAAAACGGCGGTCCTTAATCTGGTCAAAAAAGAACAGCCATTAGATGATATAAAAAAAGCGAATATTGCCTATGCATTTCAAGAGTCCATCACAGATGTCCTCACCACGAAATGTTTAAAAGCGCTTAAAGAAAAAAATTTGAGTTGCTTAGTTGTTTCTGGCGGAGTGGGGGCTAATAGACAATTGCGAGACAAGTTAAAATCACTTGCTGAAGAACATAGTTTTCAATTATTTTTCCCCAGTCTAGAATTTTGTACTGACAATGGAGCCATGATTGCTATTGCTGGATTCTTCAGGCATCAATTATCGCATAATAAAAATTATGAATTTTCTGTCAAACCTAAATGGAGACTTACAGAAATTTAA
- a CDS encoding 7-carboxy-7-deazaguanine synthase, producing the protein MSTLRINEIFYSIQGESSRIGMPTVFVRLTGCPMRCTYCDTAYAFHEGQQQEIEEVIQEIKKFDTNYVTVTGGEPLAQKNCIDLMNQLCELGYQVSLETGGALDIKDVHAKVKIILDVKTPKSNEDKNNFWPNLANIRANDEIKFVIQDYEDFSWSIDIIEKYQLNQSQILFSPVHNVLANKQLAEWILKHQLNVRLQLQLHKILWGEKKGV; encoded by the coding sequence ATGTCAACATTAAGAATCAATGAGATTTTTTATTCGATTCAGGGCGAGTCATCCCGAATTGGAATGCCGACGGTCTTTGTCAGATTGACAGGTTGCCCCATGCGATGCACTTATTGTGATACGGCGTACGCATTTCATGAGGGTCAACAACAAGAAATTGAAGAAGTAATTCAAGAAATAAAAAAGTTTGATACCAATTATGTGACTGTTACTGGCGGCGAACCTTTGGCGCAAAAAAACTGTATAGACTTAATGAACCAATTGTGTGAATTAGGATATCAAGTTTCTTTAGAGACTGGAGGGGCTTTAGATATCAAAGATGTTCACGCAAAAGTTAAAATTATCTTGGATGTAAAAACTCCTAAATCTAATGAAGATAAAAATAATTTTTGGCCAAATTTAGCAAATATTAGAGCAAATGATGAAATTAAATTTGTGATTCAAGATTATGAGGATTTTTCTTGGTCGATTGATATCATTGAAAAATATCAGCTCAATCAAAGCCAGATTCTCTTTTCTCCTGTACATAATGTTCTTGCAAATAAACAACTGGCGGAGTGGATTTTAAAGCACCAACTAAATGTGAGGTTGCAACTGCAACTGCATAAAATATTATGGGGAGAAAAAAAAGGTGTCTAA
- a CDS encoding 30S ribosomal protein S21, producing MTTIKVKENEPFDVALRRFKRLVEKTGLMNDLRAKEFYEKPTWERKRKAAAAVKRQYRRLRNQMLPPKMY from the coding sequence ATGACAACTATTAAAGTAAAAGAGAACGAACCATTTGACGTTGCATTAAGAAGATTTAAGCGTCTTGTTGAAAAAACAGGTCTTATGAATGATCTACGTGCTAAAGAATTTTACGAAAAACCTACATGGGAGCGTAAAAGAAAAGCAGCGGCTGCGGTAAAAAGACAATATAGACGTCTTCGCAACCAAATGTTACCTCCAAAAATGTACTAA
- a CDS encoding 50S ribosomal protein L19 has translation MTNIIQTIEKEEIARLGKKIPKFAPGDTVAVGVNVVEGDRKRVQVFEGVVIARKNRGLNSSFIVRKISSGEGVERTFQLHSPLIDSIEVKRRGNVRRAKLFYLRERSGKSARIKERLKARETDSQFEAIPEVELAEAPAQDAAPAEAPAQDAAPAEAPAQDAAPAEDKKDA, from the coding sequence ATGACAAACATTATTCAAACTATCGAAAAAGAAGAAATTGCTCGTCTTGGCAAAAAAATTCCTAAGTTTGCTCCTGGTGATACCGTTGCTGTTGGTGTAAACGTTGTTGAGGGAGACCGAAAAAGAGTACAGGTTTTTGAGGGTGTTGTAATTGCCAGAAAAAATAGAGGGCTTAACTCATCTTTTATCGTTAGAAAAATTTCATCTGGAGAGGGTGTTGAGAGAACATTCCAACTTCACTCACCATTAATCGATTCAATTGAAGTTAAACGACGTGGTAATGTTCGTCGTGCAAAACTATTCTATCTAAGAGAACGTTCTGGTAAGTCTGCGCGTATTAAAGAAAGACTAAAAGCACGTGAAACGGATTCACAGTTTGAAGCAATTCCTGAAGTAGAACTGGCTGAAGCACCAGCTCAAGATGCAGCTCCGGCTGAAGCACCAGCTCAAGATGCAGCTCCGGCTGAAGCACCAGCTCAAGATGCAGCTCCGGCTGAAGACAAGAAAGATGCTTAA
- a CDS encoding glutamyl-tRNA amidotransferase: protein MSIRQLISDDMKTFMRAKDTARLGAVRLLQASIKQKEVDERIELNDDQILTVIQKMLKQRKDSIEAYQQANRQDLIDQEQLEIEVLTKYMPEPLSDEEINQFIEEAIATTGAADMKDMGKVVGVLKSKVAGRADMGEVSKLVRQKLS from the coding sequence ATGTCGATCCGACAATTAATCTCAGATGATATGAAAACCTTCATGCGAGCCAAAGATACGGCTCGACTTGGAGCTGTTCGCCTTCTTCAGGCCTCTATCAAACAAAAAGAAGTTGACGAGAGAATTGAATTAAATGATGACCAAATTCTAACTGTCATCCAAAAAATGCTTAAACAAAGAAAAGATTCAATCGAAGCTTATCAGCAAGCGAATAGACAAGATTTGATTGATCAAGAACAATTAGAGATTGAAGTACTAACCAAATACATGCCAGAACCATTATCGGATGAAGAGATAAATCAATTCATTGAAGAAGCAATAGCGACAACTGGAGCTGCTGATATGAAAGATATGGGTAAAGTTGTGGGCGTACTCAAATCAAAAGTAGCTGGCCGTGCCGATATGGGTGAAGTGTCAAAATTAGTCAGACAAAAACTCTCATAA
- a CDS encoding tyrosine recombinase XerD yields MNEASKELPLIVDQFINSLWLEDGLSKNTLDSYRYDLKQLAIWYSNRDITHITKSEIQEYLAYRFPLSKSRSIARLLACLRRFYRYLVRENIIHEDPTLMIEAPKPSKALPKSLNENEVEELLNAPNISDDQGLRDRAMLELLYACGLRVSELITIMVTEVSLNDGVIRITGKGEKTRLVPMGEEASHWIEQYLKSSRDNLLKEKKSKYLFVTLRGAAMTRQAFWYLIKRYAVASGIKHAISPHVLRHAFATHLLNHGADLRVVQMLLGHSDISTTQIYTHVARERLKDLHQKHHPRG; encoded by the coding sequence ATGAATGAAGCATCTAAAGAATTACCTTTAATTGTTGATCAATTTATAAATAGCTTATGGTTAGAGGATGGCTTATCAAAAAATACATTAGATAGCTATCGTTATGATTTAAAGCAACTAGCCATCTGGTATTCTAATCGCGACATTACTCATATTACAAAAAGTGAAATTCAAGAATATTTGGCTTATCGTTTTCCATTGTCAAAATCACGAAGTATCGCACGTCTATTGGCTTGTTTACGGAGGTTTTATAGATATTTGGTAAGAGAAAATATTATTCATGAGGATCCTACATTAATGATTGAGGCTCCTAAACCTTCAAAAGCACTCCCAAAAAGTTTAAATGAAAATGAGGTTGAGGAACTTCTTAATGCACCTAATATATCTGATGATCAGGGTTTACGAGATCGAGCCATGTTGGAATTATTGTATGCATGTGGCTTAAGAGTCAGCGAATTAATCACCATTATGGTCACTGAAGTTTCTTTAAATGATGGCGTGATCAGAATAACAGGCAAAGGGGAGAAAACTAGACTAGTTCCTATGGGCGAGGAGGCTTCTCACTGGATTGAGCAATACCTTAAATCTTCGCGAGACAATCTTTTAAAAGAGAAAAAATCAAAGTACCTTTTTGTAACTTTGAGAGGTGCTGCTATGACTCGTCAAGCCTTTTGGTACTTAATTAAAAGGTATGCAGTTGCATCAGGGATAAAGCATGCAATTTCTCCACATGTGTTAAGGCATGCCTTTGCCACACATTTGTTGAATCATGGCGCAGATTTGAGAGTCGTACAAATGTTGTTAGGCCATAGCGATATATCGACTACGCAAATATATACTCATGTGGCCCGCGAGAGATTGAAAGATTTACATCAAAAACATCACCCAAGAGGTTAA
- the trmD gene encoding tRNA (guanine-N1)-methyltransferase (methylates guanosine-37 in various tRNAs; uses S-adenosyl-L-methionine to transfer methyl group to tRNA) — protein sequence MITFDVISIMPQMFEVVKSDGVVSRALKDSKVNLNLWNPRDYVNDVHHTIDDRPYGGGPGMVMMIEPLVKTIRDIKKNHENKNVHNSKVIYLSPKGKRLDQKKLIELSKIDNMILISGRYEGIDQRVIDHYVDEEISIGDFVTTGGELPAMVLIDSLSRIIPGVLNNNESFEDDSFYKGLLDHAQYTRPEVFENLKVPDVLLSGDHNLISRWRKKTALLETFKKRPDLINVQELTIEESGLLQEALSEQEQDLKKRK from the coding sequence ATGATTACATTTGATGTCATTTCAATAATGCCTCAAATGTTTGAAGTAGTTAAATCTGACGGTGTGGTCAGTAGAGCATTGAAAGATTCCAAGGTTAATTTAAATCTGTGGAATCCTCGTGATTATGTAAATGATGTTCATCACACTATTGATGACCGACCTTATGGTGGTGGTCCAGGAATGGTAATGATGATTGAACCTCTTGTGAAAACCATAAGAGACATCAAAAAAAATCATGAAAACAAGAATGTACATAACTCAAAAGTGATATATTTGAGCCCTAAAGGAAAGAGGCTTGATCAGAAAAAACTAATTGAGTTATCAAAGATAGATAATATGATTTTAATCTCGGGTCGATACGAGGGTATAGATCAAAGAGTGATAGATCATTATGTGGATGAAGAAATCTCCATTGGAGATTTTGTGACAACAGGCGGAGAATTACCGGCTATGGTTTTAATTGATTCGTTATCCAGGATAATTCCTGGAGTGTTAAATAACAACGAATCCTTTGAGGACGATTCTTTCTACAAAGGACTTCTCGATCATGCTCAGTACACTCGACCTGAAGTTTTTGAGAATTTAAAGGTACCAGATGTATTATTGTCTGGAGATCATAATCTGATATCAAGGTGGCGAAAAAAAACTGCTTTGTTAGAAACTTTTAAAAAAAGACCTGACTTAATAAATGTTCAGGAATTAACAATAGAAGAATCTGGGCTGCTCCAGGAAGCTTTGAGTGAGCAGGAACAAGATTTGAAAAAGAGGAAATAG
- a CDS encoding biopolymer transporter ExbD, whose amino-acid sequence MKKRRLMNNINVVPYIDVMLVLLVIFMVTAPMTNPGVVELPRVGQDLKQQNTPITVSVKKDGSLEMEGKKIKADALLIKLNQKLEKNPELSVVIAADKKTQYENVVTVMDLLKQNQIHKVGLLLKPEK is encoded by the coding sequence ATGAAAAAACGTCGCTTAATGAACAATATCAATGTGGTTCCATATATTGATGTAATGTTGGTGTTATTGGTGATTTTTATGGTTACAGCACCGATGACTAATCCTGGAGTGGTTGAATTACCTCGTGTGGGCCAAGATTTAAAACAACAAAATACCCCAATCACAGTATCTGTCAAAAAAGATGGCAGTCTTGAGATGGAAGGAAAAAAAATCAAAGCGGATGCATTGTTGATTAAATTAAATCAAAAGCTTGAAAAAAATCCAGAGCTATCTGTCGTGATTGCAGCAGACAAAAAGACGCAATATGAGAATGTGGTCACGGTTATGGATTTATTGAAACAAAATCAGATCCATAAAGTGGGCTTATTACTTAAACCAGAAAAGTAA